Part of the Rhodoflexus caldus genome, GGCTGGTAAAGCGCAGTGAGTTGATGGCAGTGCTGCGATTAGACAGCCCCGCGTTCAGTCCCATGCGCAATATGTACTTGCTGCTCAATCGCAGTTGAAAACTGTACACTGCCTGCAAGGCAATTTGCTGGAACTGACCGGTCGGTGCCGTATCGTGGGTCAAATAAGCCCCTGCTCCGCTGCTAATGGTTGGGAGGTTAGCATCAAAAGCGGCATAGGTAGTCGCCATGCGTGCCGACGCACCTAACCACTGCTGCCGATGCAGTAATCCCATGCGATATTGCGTAGTAGTGCCTGTAAAAGCAGGATTTACAGCCATAGGCGCAAGGTAAAACTGCGTAAACTGTGGGGTTTGCGCGTGCAGGCTCCAAGACAGGAAAAGCCATATTAAACCTGCCGAAGTCAGATAGTAGTTTCTCATCAATTTTCACTGCGCAAGGGTAATGCCACAGTTCGCAAAGGAAGGGTTTGCATGTCCGGCATTTTTTGTTCTTGCGGTTGCCGGGCAGGGTTGCCCGCAATTTTGGTGGCAGGCTTTTCGGTTGCTGCCTTTTTCTGACGGGGCGTTATAAAATCCTTACGGATGATTTCTTCTTCTAAATGCTTTCTGGAAGTTGTGCGACGGATATATTTTTCCATCATCAGGCTGGCGATAGGGGCAGCCCATGTGCCGCCAAATCCTGCATTTTCTACATAAACCGCAATGGCAATTTTAGGATTGTGCTTGGGGGCAAAACCGATGAATACTGAGTGGTCATCGCCGTGGGGGTTCTGTGCCGTTCCTGTTTTTCCGCAAATCGGCAAATCGGGGATGAATGCACGTCTGGCAGTGCCTGCCCGCACTACCTGTTCCATACCCGAAACGATGTACTCAAAATATTCCCGCTTGATACCGGTTTCATGCTTCACCAGGAACTTTTCGTCAATATTGCCCGGTTGGTCTATTCCTTTGATGATGTGGGGCGTATAATAATAGCCGCGATTGGCCATAATAGCGGCAAGGTTGGCCATTTGAATGGGCAGTACACCTATCTCGCCTTGCCCGATGCTAAGGGAATAGATGTTGCCGAATTTCCAAGGATTGCCCTTGTACTTTTTATCATAGTACGCTACGGTAGGCACTAAGCCCGATTTTTCATTGGGCAAATCTGACCCGAGCGGCTTGCCAAGCCCGAACTTATCTAAGTATTTCACCCAATTGGCAAGACCGATACGGGTATCTTCCACATAGTTTTTGGATTTCTCCTGAATGATAATCCGATGGAATACCCGATGATAGAATGGGTTGCAGGAGTGTTGCACCGAACCTCTTACATCTAACGGGCTGGGGTGCGAGTGGCACTTGACAATATCCTGTACGCAAGGGATTCTGGTATTTACGGTATCTATTACGCCCTCCTGTAAGCCGATAAGTGCTTGCACCAACTTAAAAATAGAGCCGGGCGGATAAGGAGCCATTAGTGTGCGGTTGTAAAGCGGGCGATGCGTGTCGTTTACCAGCATGGCATAGTTCTGCGACACCTCTTTGCCTGAGCCGGTCAGTTTGTTGGGGTCGTAGGAGGGGGCAGAAATCATTGCCAAAATTTCACCCGTTGCCGGTTCTATGGCTACAATGCTGCCGATTTTGTTTTGCATCAACAGTTCGCCGTATTGCTGTAACTCCAAATCTACCGAAGAAATCAGCGTTTTGCCGTTTTCGGGCAAGGTGTCAAATGCTCCGTTGCGATAAGAGCCTTTTACCACGCGCCGTACATCCACGTAGTTATAGGTTACGCCGCGTTTGCCTCTCAATATGCGCTCATAACTTGCTTCAATACCCGACCTGCCTATTTGGTCACCCGCTTTGTAGTAGCCTTCCGCATCTTGTTCTAAAATTTTCTTATCAACTTCCTTTACATAACCCAACGCATTGGCCATGCTTTTATGCGGATACTCGCGAACGGTACGAGCTTCTTCAAAAAGACCGCTGAACTCATCCATACGGTCTCTGATTTTGGCGAAGTGGTCTATCTTAACGTCCTTTAAAAATAAGGAGGGTTTATGGCGGGAGTACTGTTTTGCTTTGGTGTATTTATCAATCAACTCTTCTTTGCTGATATCGAACAGGCTGCAAAATTGGACGGTGTCTTTCAGAAAAAAGTCTTTGGGAATGATGTAAATATCAAATACGGGCGTATTGGAAACAACGAGCTTTCCGTAGCGGTCGGTGATGATACCGCGTACGGCATGGCGTACTACACGCTGCACGGCATTATTGTCAGCTTCTACTTTGTAGTCTTGGTCAAGTACCTGCAAAAAGAACAGTTTTACCAAAAATATAAAGCCAACAACAAAAATGGCGAACTGAATAATATATCGCTTATTCACGTCAGCAGAACAGGTATAGGTTTAACTGAAAATATTGATTGATAAAGGGTTACGCAGCAATTTAGCGCACTTTTGTTAAAAGCGATTTTTTTTAACGGATTTTTATGCAAACACTTGTTGCTGCCTGTAAAGTTTACGCATAGTTACGTATTTTATTGTATCTTACCAATAATAAACAGGATAATAACAAGGTGTTATCATAAAAAAACTGCCAAATCGGTTGGGATTTGGCAGTTGATGAGGAGAGTTTTGCAGAAGTGCTATTCCTGAGTTTTTCCGCGCAGCGCACGTGGAATGGCAATGCTTGCAACAGTTACCTGTCCGTTGGTCAGAATTTCAAAATTGTTGGTTACAATATCGCGCACACGAACCGACTTGCCCAAATCCATATTGGTAATGTCTAACTCTACAAAGTCAGGCATATGAGCAGGCAAAGCTTTGATGCGTACTTTTGATTGTTTTACCACCAATTTACCACCTTTTTGTACACCAATGGCAGTGCCTTTCAGGTGTACGGGGATGTTCATCTTCACGGGCTTATCATCCTGCAACTCGAGGAAGTCAGCGTGCATAATCATCTCGTTTACAGGATGGAACTGGATGTCTTGCAGGATAGCTTTATAGATATCACCTTCAATGTTGAGTTCAACCATGTGAACTTCCGGTGTATAAATCAGCCCGCGGAACAAAATCATAGGTACGGCAAAATGTACCTGATGGCCTGCGCCATACAACACGCAAGGAACAAGCGCTTCGTTGCGAAGGTCTTTAGCGTTCCTTTTTCCGAGATTTGCTCTTTTAAACCCTATAATCTCAAGCGTTTTCATAAATAGATGTTGATAAAATGGAAAATATGATTAAATAAACAAGGTGCTGATAGACTCTTGGTCGTGGATTTTGCGAATGGCTTTGGCAAATAAATCCGCTACCGAGAGATACGTGATTTTAGGATGGTTCTCAACACGCGGAGGGAGTGTATCGGTAACAACTAATTCCTCCAACTGCGAATTTTCTATGTTGCTAATGGCCTTTCCGGAAAGGATGGCATGTGAGCAAATGGCACGAACCGACTTTGCGCCTTTTTCTTTCAGCACTTCTGCCGCTTTGCAAAGCGTGCCGGCTGTATCTACCATGTCATCAATCAGGAAAATATCCATTCCTTCCGGTTCGCCGATTACCTGCATGGCTGCTACTTCGTTGGCGCGTTTGCGTTGCTTGTCGCAAATGACCATATCGGCATTGAAATAGCTGGCAAATGCGCGCGCACGGGCTACTCCTCCCATATCAGGCGATGCAAATATGACATTCAACTGGTGTGTTTTAACCAAGTTGCGGATATACGGAACAAAAATGGAGATGGCGCTCAGGTGGTCTAACGGAATATCAAAGAAGCCCTGAATTTGTCCGGCGTGCAGGTCGCAGGTGATGATGCGGTTGGCACCTGCCGCAGATAACAAGTTGGCAACCAATTTGGCAGCGATGCTGACGCGGGGGCGGTCTTTGCGGTCTTGTCGTGCATAACCGAAATATGGAATTACTACGGTTACATATTTGGCCGATGCTCTGCGTGCCGCATCAATCATAAGCAGCAGTTCCATCAAGTTTTCGGCAGGCGGCATGGTGGACTGAATCAAAAATACATGCTCGCCGCGGATAGACTCCTCAAAGGCTACCGAAAGCTCGCCATCGCTAAAACGCTTGCGCTCTAATGCGCCAAGAGGCGTACCGTAAGAGTGGGCTATTTTAACAGCAAGTTCCAAGGAGCCGCTGCCTGAGAAAATCTTAACGGGCATAACCGCTTATAACTAATGTTCCTTACTAAAACAAAATAATCCCGATGTGCATCGGGATTATTTTGTTTGTTGACCGACCTGGACTCGAACCAGGAATAACAGAACCAAAATCTGCTGTGTTGCCAATTACACCATCAGTCAATCCTTAATTGTGCCACAAATTTATAGCATCGGAATAAAATTGCAAGCGCTCACAAAAAATTTTTTTATGCGTGTTGCTTTTTAATATCGTGCAGAATCTTTTCGCCGCCTTGTTCGAGTACTTTGTAGGCCAAGGCATACCCGATAGCTTCGGGGTCATCTGTGCTTCCGGTCTGCTCTGCACGCACAATTTCACGACCGTTCAGGCTGATAATGCCCCCTTTGATGGTCAGCTCGTTGTTTGATGTGAACTCTGCCAATGCAAAAGTCGGGATGCTGCACCCTCCTTGCAGCGTGCGCAGAAAAGCTCGCTCGGCACGCAGACGCAATTCGGTCGGCTCATGATTAACCGCATTTCTGATTTTGTGAAGCAGGTCTTCATTCATTCGCATGGAAGCCTCAACAGCAATGCTGCCTTGACCAACGGCGGGAGTAAACGTATCGGTTGGCAGGTGCATGACAATAAATTCCTCGTACTCCATGCGATTAACGCCCGCATAGGCAAGCACCAACGCATCGCAAAGCCCTTCTTCCATTTTGCGCATACGGGTTTGCAGGTTGCCGCGCACATCTACGGTCTTCATTTTGGGCATGTAATGCTTAATCATGGCGATGCGGCGGGTGGAAGATGTACCTAATACGATTTTTTGGCTTTCGTCCAGTGTGAAATACTTATTGTAGCTTACCAGTACGTCGTGTACTTTCTCTCGCTCGGTGTAGGCAATGATTTCCAACTCATTGGGTAATGATGACGGCAAATCTTTTGCACTGTGTACGGCAATATCTATTCCGCCGCTGTGCAGTTGCTGCTCTAACTCTTCCGTGAAAATGCCCTTACCGCCAATTTTGGAAATGGTTTTGTGCAATATTTTATCGCCGGCGGTTTCTATCGGAACAATCTCTACTCCGAATCCTTCATTTTGCAGGCGTTGGGCAACATATTCGGCCTGCCATAGGGCTAATCGGCTGGCGCGCGTACCGATGCGAATTACTTGTTCCACAGTATTTTGTTTGGTATTTAGGCTTGCGTGCACAAATAAAATAAAAAAAGCGATACGAAAAATGCAAAAAGCCTAATTTTGGCGCTATGTGGCAGTGGTTTGTCTATAAAGAAAATGAGCCGCTGATTTTCAGCGCAGCTATCTTTTGGGTCTTTTTTGGCGTAGTATTATTAGGGTATCAGTTTATTTACCAAAACAACCGCGCCCGCAGCCTGTACCTGATGGCAGTAAGCATGTATTTCTACTACCTCTCGGGAGGCTATTTTTTTACTTTGCTGATACTTTCCACTATCATAGACTACCACATCGGCAAGAAAATTTATGAGTCGGATAACCCTGTGCTTCGGAAACGGCTCGTAACGGCAAGCGTGGTGATTAACCTTGCCATTTTGGGCTATTTTAAGTACACCTACTTCCTGACCGACATTATCAACCAACTGGCAGGGACGGATTTTCAGGCTACTAATCTGTTGGCAGTTATTACGAATCAGTTGGCGGGTACTTCTTTTGATATTGACAATATTATTTTGCCCGTCGGGATTTCGTTTTATACGTTCCAAACTATCAGCTACTCCATAGACATTTACAGGGGCAACCTCAAACCCGTGAACGACATTTGGGATTTTGCCTTTTTCGTGAGTTTTTTCCCGCAGTTGGTCGCAGGCCCCATTGTGCGGGCTTCGGATTTTGTGCCGCAAATCTATAAGCCCTACAACTTGAACCAAGAGGAGTTCGGGCACGCCGTTTTCCTGATTATCAACGGCTTAATTAAAAAGATTTTCATTTCGGACTATATCTCCATCAACTTTGTGGACAGGGTTTTTGAAAGCCCGCTGACTTATAGCGGATTTGAAAACCTGATGGCTGTTTACGGTTATTCTATCCAGATTTACTGCGATTTTTCGGGCTACAGCGACGTGGCTATCGGACTTGCGCTGCTGTTGGGCTACCGCCTGCCGCTAAACTTCAACTCGCCCTACAAGGCACAAAACATCACCGATTTTTGGCGACGCTGGCATATTTCGCTCTCCTCTTGGCTGCGCGATTACCTCTATATTTCGCTGGGCGGCAACCGCAAGGGCAAGGTACGCACCTACATCAATTTGCTGCTGACCATGTTGCTTGGCGGTTTGTGGCACGGCGCACACGTGCGATTCATCATTTGGGGCGCATTGCACGGCATTGCTCTGGCGGTTCATAAGATGTGGATGGAGGCGTTCCCTGCCAAAAAAACAGAAGGCGAAACAGGTGCTGCCCTTTGGAGCAGCCTGCTCACCTTCCATTTTGTAGCTTTCTGCTGGATATTTTTCCGCGCTGCCGATATGCAAGCCGTCGGCGATATGCTCTCGCAAATTGCGTTCAACTTTCAGCCTGAAATCATTGCGGCGGCACTTGGGGCGTACTACAAGCCCTTCCTGCTGATTGCTTTCGGATTTGCGGCGCACCTGTTGCCGCGTTCGTTCAAAACTTCGCTTTCGGTGCGGTTTACCGCCCTGCCCGACCTGACCAAAGCGATCATTATTGCATTTGTAGCGCTGCTGCTGTTTCAGATGAAAACCGCGGCGGTACAGCCGTTTATTTATTTTCAGTTTTAATCATGCTCGTCCGCACAGTTAAGCAATGCAAAATCCGTTGCAAATCGGCATAAACTTGGCTTACTTTGTAGATACAAATTGCTAACAATGAAATATTTAAAATATTATTTGCTCGCTTTGGCGGTCATTCTTGTTGACCAAGCCGTGAAGTTGGCTGTTCATGAGTACATGCAGATGGGGCCGCTGGGTGAAATCAAAATCTTTGGAGATTGGTTCAAACTGCACTATACACTCAACCCCGGTATGGCATTCGGGCTGGAATTTGGCTCGGAATACGGCAAAATCGGGCTGACGCTGTTCCGTATTGTAGCTGTGGCAATTATTGCGGTTTACATTGCTTATATGGCGCGCCGAGGTGCTCACAGCGGGTTTATTTGGTGCATGGCCTTGGTGCTGGGTGGCGCTTTGGGCAATGTGATAGACAGTACGTTCTATGGCGTATTGCTGGACAATGCTTTGTTTGTCCTCAATCCTCCGCCTTTGTATCCTTGGTTTCACGGGCAGGTAATAGATATGTTCTACTTAGACATCTGGGAAGGCGCCTTACCTGACTATATACCGCTGATTGGCGGCAACTATTACTCGCTCTGGCCTATATTCAACGTTGCCGATGCTTCTATTTTTATAGGTGTAATGTTGATTCTGATTTTTCAGGGGAAATTTTTTGACCGCTCCGTGCCTGAATCCGACAAACAGGTTGAGCCGGAAATTATGCCGGATGCGGAAACGACCAAAACTATCAATTAAGCGGTTTGCATCGGCTGCTGTTGCCTGACTGCCGCTATGCTACCTCAATTGTCGGAACATGTTTGAAAAAAGTCATAAGTTAGACAGGGTTTTCTACGAAATCCGCGGGCCTGTATATGAACAGGCAGCCGAGTTGGAAATGCAAGGCTATAAAATCACCCGACTCAATATCGGGAATCCTGCGCCGTTTGGATTTGATGCGCCCGATGAAATTATACACGATATCATCATGAACTTGCGCAATGCGCAGGGCTACGTGGATTCTAAAGGTCTTTTTGCCGCCCGCAAGGCAGTGATGCACTATTCGCAACTTAAAGCCATTAAGGATGTTACCATTGATGATATCTTTATCGGCAACGGTGTGAGCGAACTCATTCTGCTTTCCATGCAGGCGCTGCTCAACGACGGCGACGAAATTCTTGTGCCCGCTCCCGATTATCCGCTGTGGACTTCGGCTGTCAATCTTTCGGGAGGCACTCCCGTACATTACATGTGTGACGAACAGGCCGACTGGATGCCCGACTTGGCAGATATTGAGCGAAAAATCACTCCCAAAACCAAGGGCATTGTCATTATTAACCCCAACAACCCAACCGGTGCGGTGTACTCTTCGGATATGTTGCAGCAGTTGGTGGAAATAGCCGTTAGGCACAAACTCATCGTCTTTTCCGATGAGATTTATGATAAAATTCTCTATGATGACACTGCTCATTTCTCTACCGCTGCATTTTCCGGCGAAACGCTTTTTGTAACCTACGGAGGGCTTTCCAAAGCATACAGGGCTTGCGGCTTTCGCGGGGGCTGGATGATTTTGAGCGGGGATAAAAAGCACGCACAGTCGTACATTAACGGGCTGAACACGTTGGCAAGTATGCGACTTTGCAGCAATGTTCCCGCACAATTTGCCATTCAAACAGCGCTTGGGGGCTACCAAAGCATCAATGAGTTGGTAATGCCCAGCGGCAGGCTTCGCAAGCAGCGCGATTATTGCTGGCAAAGGCTCAACCAGATGCCGGGTATCAGTTGTGTAAAACCCAAAGGGGCTTTTTACATGTTCCCTAAGATTGACACCCAAATGTATCGGGTGGACAACGACCAGCAGTTTGTGCTTGACCTGTTGCGACAACAGCATTTGCTGATTGTACAGGGTTCGGGTTTTAATTGGCCGCACCCCGACCATTTTCGCATCGTATTTTTGCCTACGGTAGACGAACTTGCCGTTGCCTTAGATAAATTGGAGAAGTTTTTGGAAAGCTACCGACGTTAGTCAAATTTTTTGCTTTCCGTGCGTAGTTTGTCCAACAGGGTATTAAACAGCACCAATTCTTCGGGGGTGAGTGCGCCAAAGCGAGCTTCCATGCGCTTTACGTCGTGGTCGGCGGCTTTGAGCAATGCCAGCCCTTGCTCGTTGATTAAAATATTAACAATTCGTCGGTCATCATCGGAACGCCAACGGTCAATATAGCCTCTGGTGGCCAGTTTTTCTACCATGCGGGAAACATCCGACATTTTATCAAGCATACGCACCCGAATGTATTTCAGCGATACAGGCTCGGGGTATGCGCCCCGTAAAATGCGCAGCATGTTGTACTGTTGTGAAGTCAGGGCATGTTTTTTCAGAAAACTGTCCAATTCGGAAGTAGCCCAATTGGCTGTATAAATAAGATTAACCGATGCCTTGTGCCGGTCGTTCTGGAATCGGCTTTGTATTTCTTCTTCAATACTTGCCATCGTGGTTGTATATGTTTTGGTCAAAGGTAGTAACAACGCGTTAAGAAATAATATTTCGGGAACAATGTTGCTTGTTCTGTTATAAGTCGGCAGGCGGAGTTTTGAAATATTGCTGTATTTGTTCTTTGGAGGGCTGGTTGAGCGGCCGTACTACCCGAAAACCAACGAAAGAGGCATCGGTAAACCACCATTTGCTTTTGGGAATCTGCGGGTCGCGCTGTTTCCACTCGGGGGCAGAGCCTCGGCGGGCAGCACTGCGCAAGCGGTCGGGGTCATCGTCCCATGAGCCGCCACGCACAACGATAGGATAGAGTGATTCTACGGGCAGGTAGGGTTTACTGTTCTTTTGTGCATAAGCATCGGCTGCATATTGGTCTAATACCCATTCGGCAACGTTACCGTGCATATCGTATAAGCCCCATGCGTTGGGTTTCTTTTGCCCTACGGGATGATAAGCGCCGTTGCTGTTGTCGTAAAACCATGCATAGTCGCCCAATTGCGAAGCATCATCACCGAAACAATAAGCCGTTTTGCTTCCTGCACGGCAGGCATACTCCCACTCTGCTTCGGTCGGTAGCCGATAGAAATGTCCTGTTTGGGCGGTTAGCCATTGGCAAAAGGCAAGTGCTGCGTACTGTGTCATATTAATGGCAGGGAAACCGCGCTTTCCCATGCCAAAGCTCATATCCACATAGGGCTGGCTGGGCAGCGCAACGGCATCTATCATTTGTTTGCCTGCGTATTCGCCTTTGATGAAATCGGGATTCATGCTGCCGTTGGTTTCCTTGTTGACAAAGGCATCGTACAAGTCCCATGTAATTTCAAACTCTGCCATCCAGAAAGGTTCAATGCTGACTTCGTGCTGAGGCCCTTCGTCGTCTTTGCGGCCTACTTCCGAAGACGGACTGCCCATCGTAAACTTGCCGCCGGGGATAGGCAGCATTCGGAAAGAAAGGTCTGTTCCGGGGATTTTTTCCGTGTATGCTTCAATTTTTGCCTGTTTGGACGCATTTTTTTGTGCCCATGCTGCCGTTGCAAACAACATGAGCACTATCAGAAAACCGTTTTTCATGGATTGTTTAAAAAAACGAAGATAAGCAATTGCTAAAAATCACCATTGGCAGCACCTGCGCTTTTCTGTTGCGGAGGACGCACGCCTACCATCAATGAGCTAAATTCTTTGGCTTTCCATATGCCCCTGTCATTCCTGACCAAAGTAAGCGGTCGGTCTGAATCGGCACCTGAGCAGCGCACAAAAACTTTCAGTTGCCCGTCGGACTCTTTGCCGCTGTATGGATTGGTAGAACAGGCTACCCGATGCGGCGGATTGCCAAGCGCATAGCTTGTTGCGGGTTTGGTGCCCAGAATGTAGCTGTAAGGTACGTATTTCTTGCTGTCTAACTGTTTCACCAAATAAGCCGATGAACTTCCAAAGTCAAAACCTTGATAACCGCCCTTGTCGGAAGGCGACAGCAGCGATTTGTCGGATGCGATAATCAGGCAAGGGTAGCCCGTTTCAGGGTTGCGCACATACATGATTGACGCAATCACAAAAACGGCAGCGCCCCCCTGAGGCGTGGTAGCCAGTCGGTCGCGCAGGCTGATAAATTCTTCCACGCTTTCAGGAATTTTCTCAAAGCTGACGGCAGGCAACTCTTGTTTTTGGGCAAATGCCGCACCGCCAATCAAAAGCAGGCACAGCGCAAGTATATTTTTCATGTGGCAGGTAGTTTTAGTATGCCTCAATTTAGAAAAAATATACAAAAACCGACGGATAATGGTCGTGCGCGGCCTGTATTGCCTTGTTATTTCGGAATCAACTCCACATAAGGAATGATAATTTCTTCCAACGAAATGCCCCCGTGCTGAAACGTATCCTTATAGTATTTCACGTAGTGGTTGTAGTTGTTCGGATAGGCAAAAAAGTAATCCTCCGTCGTGAATACATACGAAGTAGATACATTATACTTAGGCAAGTGCAGCGCTTCGGGTTTGCGGCATACGAATACATTTTTTTTGTCGTAATCCAGATTCTTACCCTGTTTGTAGCGCAGGTTCGTGTTGGTGTTTTTGTCGCCGATGATTTTGTAAGGCTTTGTGGTGCGAATAGTGCCGTGGTCGGTGGTGATAATCAACCGGCATTTTTTCTCGGCAATTTTGCGCACCATATCTACCAGCGGCGAATGTAAAAACCACGACTTGGTAATAGAGCGATAGGCAGCTTCATCGGGCGCAAGCTCGCGAATCATTTCCGTGTCGGTACGCGCATGAGAGAGCATATCCACAAAGTTGTAAACCACCACATTAAGCTGGTTGTGCAGCAAATTACTGAAATTTTCTACCAGCGTCTTGCTTTGGTTTTGGTGGATGATTTTGTGATAGCTGAACTTGATGTGTTCCAGTCGGTTGCGTTTGAGTTGGTATTGCAGGAAATCTTTTTCGTTATTGTTTTTTGCGCCTTCGTCCTCGTCGTCCTGCCAAAAATTAGGGATGATTTTTTCCAGTTCGGCGGGCAATACACCCGCAAAAATAGAATTGCGGGCAAAAGCGGTTGTCGTGGGCAAGATGGAGTAATAGGTGCTTTCCTGCTCCAAATTAAAGTACTCGGCCAGTAGTGGCTCCAATACTTTCCACTGGTCGTAGCGCAGGTTGTCTATCAGGAAAAAGAACGTAGGTTCGTTGGTCAGTTTTGGAAACAGCTTTTTGCGCAGCAACTGATGCGACATCAGCGGCTTTTCAATATCGGGATTGTTGAGCCATTCCTCATAGTTGCGCATAATGAACTTAGCAAAATTTACGTTGGCTTCGTCTTTTTGCATTTTGAGCACGTCTGCCATGCTTTGGTTGCCCGTGCTTTCCATTTCCAACTCCCAATACACCAATTTTTTATAGACTTCTGCCCATTCGTCGTGGTTCATTTCTTCGCTGAACGCCATCATAATGTTGCGGAAGTCCTGCTGATAACTTTGCGTGGTTTTTTCGCTGATGATGCGCTTTTGTTCCAACAGTTTTTTGATAGAAAGCACAATTTGGCTCGGATTAACGGGCTTGATGAGGTAATCGTCAATCTTAGCGCCGATAGCCTCTTCCATAATGCTTTCTTCCTCGCTTTTGGTAATCATCACCACCGGTACGTGCGGGCGCATGGTTTTGATTTGTGAAAGCACTTCCAGCCCGCTCATGCCGGGCATATTTTCATCCAGAAAAATAACGTCGTAGGATTGTTCGCCGAACTTTTCCAGAGCATCCGCGCCGCTGTTCACG contains:
- the mrdA gene encoding penicillin-binding protein 2 encodes the protein MNKRYIIQFAIFVVGFIFLVKLFFLQVLDQDYKVEADNNAVQRVVRHAVRGIITDRYGKLVVSNTPVFDIYIIPKDFFLKDTVQFCSLFDISKEELIDKYTKAKQYSRHKPSLFLKDVKIDHFAKIRDRMDEFSGLFEEARTVREYPHKSMANALGYVKEVDKKILEQDAEGYYKAGDQIGRSGIEASYERILRGKRGVTYNYVDVRRVVKGSYRNGAFDTLPENGKTLISSVDLELQQYGELLMQNKIGSIVAIEPATGEILAMISAPSYDPNKLTGSGKEVSQNYAMLVNDTHRPLYNRTLMAPYPPGSIFKLVQALIGLQEGVIDTVNTRIPCVQDIVKCHSHPSPLDVRGSVQHSCNPFYHRVFHRIIIQEKSKNYVEDTRIGLANWVKYLDKFGLGKPLGSDLPNEKSGLVPTVAYYDKKYKGNPWKFGNIYSLSIGQGEIGVLPIQMANLAAIMANRGYYYTPHIIKGIDQPGNIDEKFLVKHETGIKREYFEYIVSGMEQVVRAGTARRAFIPDLPICGKTGTAQNPHGDDHSVFIGFAPKHNPKIAIAVYVENAGFGGTWAAPIASLMMEKYIRRTTSRKHLEEEIIRKDFITPRQKKAATEKPATKIAGNPARQPQEQKMPDMQTLPLRTVALPLRSEN
- a CDS encoding 50S ribosomal protein L25/general stress protein Ctc: MKTLEIIGFKRANLGKRNAKDLRNEALVPCVLYGAGHQVHFAVPMILFRGLIYTPEVHMVELNIEGDIYKAILQDIQFHPVNEMIMHADFLELQDDKPVKMNIPVHLKGTAIGVQKGGKLVVKQSKVRIKALPAHMPDFVELDITNMDLGKSVRVRDIVTNNFEILTNGQVTVASIAIPRALRGKTQE
- a CDS encoding ribose-phosphate pyrophosphokinase — encoded protein: MPVKIFSGSGSLELAVKIAHSYGTPLGALERKRFSDGELSVAFEESIRGEHVFLIQSTMPPAENLMELLLMIDAARRASAKYVTVVIPYFGYARQDRKDRPRVSIAAKLVANLLSAAGANRIITCDLHAGQIQGFFDIPLDHLSAISIFVPYIRNLVKTHQLNVIFASPDMGGVARARAFASYFNADMVICDKQRKRANEVAAMQVIGEPEGMDIFLIDDMVDTAGTLCKAAEVLKEKGAKSVRAICSHAILSGKAISNIENSQLEELVVTDTLPPRVENHPKITYLSVADLFAKAIRKIHDQESISTLFI
- the hemC gene encoding hydroxymethylbilane synthase, translated to MEQVIRIGTRASRLALWQAEYVAQRLQNEGFGVEIVPIETAGDKILHKTISKIGGKGIFTEELEQQLHSGGIDIAVHSAKDLPSSLPNELEIIAYTEREKVHDVLVSYNKYFTLDESQKIVLGTSSTRRIAMIKHYMPKMKTVDVRGNLQTRMRKMEEGLCDALVLAYAGVNRMEYEEFIVMHLPTDTFTPAVGQGSIAVEASMRMNEDLLHKIRNAVNHEPTELRLRAERAFLRTLQGGCSIPTFALAEFTSNNELTIKGGIISLNGREIVRAEQTGSTDDPEAIGYALAYKVLEQGGEKILHDIKKQHA
- a CDS encoding MBOAT family O-acyltransferase, yielding MWQWFVYKENEPLIFSAAIFWVFFGVVLLGYQFIYQNNRARSLYLMAVSMYFYYLSGGYFFTLLILSTIIDYHIGKKIYESDNPVLRKRLVTASVVINLAILGYFKYTYFLTDIINQLAGTDFQATNLLAVITNQLAGTSFDIDNIILPVGISFYTFQTISYSIDIYRGNLKPVNDIWDFAFFVSFFPQLVAGPIVRASDFVPQIYKPYNLNQEEFGHAVFLIINGLIKKIFISDYISINFVDRVFESPLTYSGFENLMAVYGYSIQIYCDFSGYSDVAIGLALLLGYRLPLNFNSPYKAQNITDFWRRWHISLSSWLRDYLYISLGGNRKGKVRTYINLLLTMLLGGLWHGAHVRFIIWGALHGIALAVHKMWMEAFPAKKTEGETGAALWSSLLTFHFVAFCWIFFRAADMQAVGDMLSQIAFNFQPEIIAAALGAYYKPFLLIAFGFAAHLLPRSFKTSLSVRFTALPDLTKAIIIAFVALLLFQMKTAAVQPFIYFQF
- a CDS encoding lipoprotein signal peptidase is translated as MKYLKYYLLALAVILVDQAVKLAVHEYMQMGPLGEIKIFGDWFKLHYTLNPGMAFGLEFGSEYGKIGLTLFRIVAVAIIAVYIAYMARRGAHSGFIWCMALVLGGALGNVIDSTFYGVLLDNALFVLNPPPLYPWFHGQVIDMFYLDIWEGALPDYIPLIGGNYYSLWPIFNVADASIFIGVMLILIFQGKFFDRSVPESDKQVEPEIMPDAETTKTIN
- a CDS encoding pyridoxal phosphate-dependent aminotransferase, whose translation is MFEKSHKLDRVFYEIRGPVYEQAAELEMQGYKITRLNIGNPAPFGFDAPDEIIHDIIMNLRNAQGYVDSKGLFAARKAVMHYSQLKAIKDVTIDDIFIGNGVSELILLSMQALLNDGDEILVPAPDYPLWTSAVNLSGGTPVHYMCDEQADWMPDLADIERKITPKTKGIVIINPNNPTGAVYSSDMLQQLVEIAVRHKLIVFSDEIYDKILYDDTAHFSTAAFSGETLFVTYGGLSKAYRACGFRGGWMILSGDKKHAQSYINGLNTLASMRLCSNVPAQFAIQTALGGYQSINELVMPSGRLRKQRDYCWQRLNQMPGISCVKPKGAFYMFPKIDTQMYRVDNDQQFVLDLLRQQHLLIVQGSGFNWPHPDHFRIVFLPTVDELAVALDKLEKFLESYRR
- a CDS encoding MarR family winged helix-turn-helix transcriptional regulator gives rise to the protein MASIEEEIQSRFQNDRHKASVNLIYTANWATSELDSFLKKHALTSQQYNMLRILRGAYPEPVSLKYIRVRMLDKMSDVSRMVEKLATRGYIDRWRSDDDRRIVNILINEQGLALLKAADHDVKRMEARFGALTPEELVLFNTLLDKLRTESKKFD